TTAAGACATGGAAATTGATTTGATCtttatacctactatattttttaataacaatgcaATAGGGTAATTGAACGCCTATTATATAGTAATATGACTTGTGCTGGTGTGAAccttaaagattattatttttatcattttgcaaatctgttttataaaacataaaataatattatttccttcTGAAGTTCGGGTGATCATTTACCTAATAATTAAAGACTATTAACACAAAAAGATTTCTAGGCATTtcttaagcatttaaaataatgttattaatacaataaaagaaTCAATTTGAGTTTTTGTTtatcagaataaataatatgcattagAAAATTTATAGAAGTACTGTactgttttttgtatttatattatgtaccaaaattaaaatcacgatGATGATTCAAGATGCTGGTATGTAAAATTGGATTCCAATGTTTTCTACataacaaaaattcaaataacaaTTTTAGGATAACTATGAAAAGGTATCTTTTGTATTTATGATGCAGAGGTTATAGGGCCATtagcatttgtaatattttatccaCTTGgcagtataatatatttttctattctaGGAGCGTTTCATGACAGCACAAGACAGGAGGCGAGAGATGGGCAAAGAACTAGCGACTATTGAGGCAAGGCTTAAAGAGTTGCATGCGGAAATGCAGAACACCATGAAAGGGGATGAGAAATACCTACATCTATGTACTGAGGAACATAAGGTATTGAAGTGaaccatttatttataaatttaaacaattttgatGAAGTTAAAGCCAATCAACTCcgccaattaaaattaattaacttgataaatatcctcatcatcatcgtatgaCCCCATTAACGGCCCCCTACAGGGCATAGgtgtcccacaatgagaagggttcagacTGTAGTCAatcacgctggctcagtgcgaatttgtgaactccacacaccttttgagaagattatggagaactctcaggcatgcaggtttcctcacaatgttttgctttgaccattgaagcaagtgatatttcatttgattaaaacgcacataacttaggaaagttagagctcacccccaaaagtgaagttgaagttgTTTAATGTATACAATATCTCAAAAACTTTACCCTTTTGGTAGCTTATCATTCAAGAGCGGGCATTGCGCACACTCTTCTCTGACGCCGAAAGAGAAGAAAGAGAGCTATTTGCTACCATGTCTGCTGCTGTAAAACTTGGCCATGAAAGAGAAAGGGCACATGCAGAACGGAATAAATACTGGTACATTGTCGCTTCGATATTTGGTAAGTAAGAGTGGTTGCTTACagtaattaattgtattttataaagtaacttACTTTGATTAATCAATGTAAcattctttattacttttatttacgcGATTTAAAATctaccttaataaataaaaagttttgttcTCCTTTAGAAAGTTCTGTCCAACAATACCATAGTAAAAGGTCAAAAAAATTGTTCTAGTAGCTTAAAAAAGAGATCCCCTcgagtatgttttaaattaatactttttaaatataatatttttaatttcaattcgtACTATGGACCATAGATTTAACATATTTGTTGGATAATAATGCgacatcccacttctgatatcgGATAGTAATGCGTCTTGCTATTGAATTAGCGAAGGAACCAACCAACTATAGCGAGTCTTGGCTGGTCTGACGTCCTTCGCTTAATCTTCAAGACCCGTTTAGAAACCCAATTTTTTACAATGTCATAGTGCATcaaacaaaaatcaaataaatcaattaaaagaGACACAAACATCAGAACTCTTTGTAGgaatacaaatttattacaaCAAAGTGAATTTAAGGTTAAATCTAAGTTTcagtttttaatcaataaattagaCTGCAATtatagtgtgtaaatttatcatgtatttatttatttatttattaggaagccaaTGTGTATACAATgtatcttaatatatggacacatataataaatgttttataatgttgTATACTCCACTTAAtggctaactctgcatgcataacaggcattaaataataataaatttggttGTAAACAAAGGACACTCTTTGTTTACAACCAAATTTGGTGATATTTAGccgctaaacaaaagaaaacaaaatagaaaaaagaagtctttttaaaacaagtatatttattcttttttctcACGTGCTTTCTAGGTACACTATTAGGTATTGGCGGCTCTACAATAAACAACCATCTCAAAATGGCAGAATTCAGGGAATTAATGGAGCAGCAAATGGCTCGTAGTGCAAGTGTTTTGTACACTATAGCAGGCGGTGGAACGGCCAGCCGGGCTGACATTGCCGATGCTATGAAGACGGAATTCGCTTATCAGGTTGGTGAAATGTTAGGAGTATCCAAACACAATCGTTCGTGTTTCCAACTCCCAAGCAGAATATTTTGTGTTttgcataatgttcttaaatttgagaatattaaaaaaactaaagtagtGAGTGACCTAAAGTTAGGCTTACCaaaaaacgtaatttttttacagAGTCTGCCCTAAGAGGAGGGCACTAAGACCAGCCAAGTTCAAATATtcttaattcattaaaaatttaacaacagTGAAAGTCAGTTTCTAGTTAGCAATTTTAGAAAGACGCAAAAACAACATATGTTGAcaacaataattgttattaactaaaaaaaaaaaaactcctagttcaaatagtaaataaaatttggacTACGAGTCTTGAACTATTAGAAGCGCGGGGTCGCAACGACCCCCAATCACAACCCTAGCAAGACTATCCACAAGACCTGGCAAGACTATCCACTTTTGGCACGCGAGCCTCAATGAGACTAGGCAGCTAGAATAAAATACAGTTTGCGAGCgtaaacaactaaaaataaataatttcgatTAAAGATCCCATTGTGTTcgttagagtttttttttttcactacaagttagtcgtCGACTACAGTCACATCTAAGTGATGATGCTCTCGAAGATATGAACCGGCTAAGTTGTAATATTAATCCCACACCCCTTCGTTTTCTACgtgaaatcgtaccggaacgctaaatcgctacgcggcacgtctttgtctttgCATGAAGTTAATTTGCTTTTTGAAGACGGACTGAAATgaatgcttttaatttttttattagacagccgggcagcgaccctgctttctgcgtccatgGTTGTTTttgttcgaatcccacaactttaaaaatgtgtgtgtaatgaacatgaatgtgtttcagtctctgggtgtttatttgtatactacgctacgcttattttggggctagatggcgatgtgtgtattgtcgtaatatatttatatttatttatctatttacagGAGCAACTCGCCAACAACTTAAGTATAATgcagaataatataaatgcttTGATCAATAAACAATCGTCTTTAATTGGTAAATAAACtacagaatattttatttttagcacacttatacatttaaattttaataattaattttaatgttgtcATTTCAGATCACCTAAACCACCGTGAGCATGTTATAGAAAATCAAATTCGCGATTTGAAGCGATTAATAGCTGTATCATCCCAAAATAGCGCAAAATCCGACGCACAATTAGCAAAAGCGCTGTCCGAAGTGTACCACGAACTAGAGGAAGCAGATAGCGAACGTGACAAAATTCAAATAGTCCAACCCAGTGGCGCTTTGGACGCAAACCAAATTTTAACAGGTCTCGGAATCCTTATGTGTGCAGCTGTTATTTTCGGAAACATCTTCGGACGCATCAGTTGATTAATTATATCCAAGACGTACGAATGTATAAACGTTAATGTTTGTAactttatattgataataattataagaataagaaaaagttatataaaagcgTAAAGGAAAATTATTACCTTATTCGAATATACAAAACATAGTGTGAAAAGGATTTCTCcgtcatatttatttaacaaggAATCCTGTTTAAATTTTAGGCAAGTTTTACGTTCTGACTTTTCTAGAATTTTACAGTATCTGTTTAATAGTGTTAGTTCTATTATTATCAGTGCTCTGAATTTTTTATCATTGCTGCCCTCCTCTTTAAGAAAATCTAGTCAAATTACTGATGAACTAAAAAAAGCATGCCGGGTTCCATTAGCtttcctaaaaaaaattttgtattgCTCTTGTCTCGAAGCCACTTCTGCAAGATTAATATTATTGGCAACATAAAATAGATTGTCAATATTTTTGATCAAAACTTCAATATGCCCCGCACAGAGGCAATATAATTGATAATATGTAGAATATTGTCAATTCTGTTCTGCAGAAATATCTTaactaaatgaaataataacaaGTCTGAAATAATGCTATCCCCTTAACCTAAAAGGAAAGGACCTGAAAGGAAAGGTCAGTTTAATTTAGTTGTGACTTCTGTGTAAGTACATCAGAATTTACTCTATGTACTATTACTACTATGTACTGagaagaatttaaattttgtattttttttaattttctgtatttttcatACCAATAATTTTACCGTCACAACTTGAGTTTGGTACTTAAAAGGGTTAAAAGATCTTCTGGGGTTGTTTTTAAGCGCTATATTCAAATGCTGCTGGTCGGTCTGTTTtggtaaaatgtatttttgttaaatacgTGTTGTTttgcattaaattatatttaacatttGACAGtctttataacttattttactCCTTCAATACTTgcaaatgtttttgttattcaAGGTATTAGATTATAATAAACTATCGATTCGATTATAAAATTGGCAATTTGCAGTAAAAGGGAATACGAATGAAAATTTTGCGCACCTGCACGCtaataagttatttttcaaGATCAATACAATGATCCCAAACCAGCGAACGAATGAAATATACGCTTCGCCTATAACCAATAACATCTATTGTATGCAAAAAACTGGAATTTTCGAGTTCGTATACATTTTGctgggtaataaataaataaatactacgacaatacagacatcgccatttagccccaaagtaagctttgcTTGTGCTATGGTTACTAATATACAGATTATATTATACTGTATAAACAGTGTAGtaaaccagacactgaaagacattcatgtgatgaatcacacaaacattttccagttgtgggaccaatcgaacccacgatcttggattcagaaagcagagtcatagcccactgcgccagtctgccgTCTTACGTGACGCACTAACTAATACTCAgcgagctatgctcggagtatctctatgtgatcagGAATGcaaagatccgtagaagaacaagTTACCGACAACATCAACAACAAGCTGCGAACacctatagtcgtaaaaattacctctaccctccatagtaaaaatgtaataggtccgttttgacatttgtgcaagaccatagaatgtaacttggaacgaaactgaaagaaacaataaaataataatcaattacatacagtgttttaaaaaatacgtaaattttttttggacgttaaataatatgaaagaaaatatcgcgagtattctttttgcgcttactttatagtagcatgcaatttataattgttacgttccgaaaacagttacgttctcagtctttttttttttttatactagagctgtaaccattttttttactgaatatcgaaattaaatattgagtagttatctttactgcaaagaatgagcttggttctcaaaatgggttctaaataatgagtctgagttgatctatctgaccaagcggcacatgactgaagcgtccctgcgcgcactgcgcagtttttcgttcctcatcttgtaaagttgactgtgcggtcgtttaagtttgatatatattgtttactattacgttaactatagctcttctattttggacattaatttaaacagtgatttgactcgatttttgtgtttgttgttatatagtactaactctgtttcaacatgttgaaaagtggacgtataatcaacagccagtcacgcgtattggttgtgaagttaaaggaatactttgaacgaacgaacactttacagtacataatcatatcaatcaagtaatgatacaaacttgaattgatttatcgtgaatatcgagtcccgagtcttatggttccattactagttacgtcgcgatgacaaatgtcaaaacgggcctattacatttttacgactataataagtgtttaaaagatgtagaaatattttaatctatgGCTAGAACCCAGAGCAAAAAATCAAGGCAAAAAGACAAATTTGTAACAAGTAACAACTATGGCAGTAacacagaacaatattactccaagGAGGGCAGTAACCTGTCACTTAGCTTGTGGTAATTTGTCGATATTCAAAGCAAAAATTCCGAAACACTAATTTGCTGCAAAAATAagcttataattttaatttgagaatcaactacgatttaaaaaaatgcaagaaGGTAGGTAAACCCTTAGTTTTgctatcaaattatttatttggtcgTGATAGTTAATTACGCGTTATTCGTTAGATTTGGAAGTAACGGGGGTGTCGCGCAGTGGCAGAGTCAGGAAGAAGAGCTCAAAGCTTATGGATTTTGAGTCCCCCGACGACATCGAGACCCGGTTTCGACGTCAGACACCAGTGAAGACTTATTCTAATTCTAACGTAAAGAATGAAGAGCCTGTGGAGTATCACGAGCCGCCGAAAGCGGCGGAGGATGCCGCCGGCACTGCGTCGAGTGAATctgatttttatgaaaacaatGCGGATCAGGGTGAAAGGTACGCGGTTCTATCGTTACTTTACTATTAGACTGCCTAGTTAATATTATTGGcaagataaaatataatgtcaatattttttactaatactttaatatgCACGCgggaaatgttattaattaaatgtagaatattgtaataatattgaTTTGTATGTGAGCCTTAGAGTGGCAAATATTTTGGATGAGGTCATCCTTCAAAGAAAGAAAGATCAAACAATGGTGTATctatttttaacacgcttttattagctttacctgtatgtatgtttgtaaccaaCCCCTTTGAGCTCgttttgacccactttgaatggtcagatttctttcaaactttgtagacatatcgagggctgatgacaatacactaatctgagaagattattccaattttcaatataaaaaataagattttttactaattactacagtgCCTAGACCCAaatataaaaaacctatggcattaccaacaatgtaaaaaacctatggcgttatcAAAAGATGGCATTCGCgcacctaacaaattccacagaaaacattaagctactagatggtagagggtgttagctgttactttttaatggcctgttttaaataataattaattacagttACTTAGAGTTATCACagaattgatagtagattagatcaaataacagtttacaataaaccaaactaaaaagtagaaaataaataatagtttaaataaaactaaaaaacacactttttatagaaaaccgaactaaaaaatagaaaataaattttaataaatttaaattaagaatagtgttaaaattttcaataaatataattaataatagtgtgaataaaaaaaatacattttatttaaacaaaagcggagggtgctttttaagatattagcaaaataataatcactctactcatatctgtcaatgaAATATTGTATAACTATGCTTTTTAAATTGATCATTGGCCAATTACTTAGAAAACTaatgtaaatgaaataaatatgttgtTCATATTTAAAGaatcttatttcttttataataaaaacattctttagcaatgaaaagattgtatttatttatcgtaactttaattatttgtttattacttttaagtatGGAGTCTGACAGCTCAGCGTCTGATGAGGGCTCCGCACGCACACCGGCTAACTCTCTGTACATGATGGAGAAAAGCAAGAAGAAACTTGTCATTAAAGACGGCAGGGTGATTGGAAGAGCTAAAGCTCAGAGGAAGGATAAAGGTAATGCACAAGGCTGTAGACTAAGTTTGCATTTTCATTGGTTAATATCTATGATGATTGTAGAAGTTTACccaatgtataatttatatatatatagcctattatttattatttattatattttattattaaaagcactatggtcgtaaaaaagtaataggcccgttttgacatttgtcatcgcgacgtaactagttatggaaccatccgactctgtactcgatattcacgataaatcaattcaagtttgtatcagtacttgattgatatgattatgtattgtaaagtgttcgttcgttcaaagtattcctttaacttcacaaccaattcgcgtgactggctgttgattatacgtccacttttcaacatgttgaaacagagttcgtactatataacaacaaacacaaaaatcgagtcaaatcactatgtttaaattaatgtccaaaatagaagagccatagttaacgtaatagtaaacaatatatatcaaacttaaacgagcgcacagtcaactttacaagatgaggaacgaaaaactgcgcagtgcgcgcgggggcttcagtcatgtgccgcttggtcagatacatcaactcagactcattatttagaacccagtgtcgtcaattcaaaattttattctttgcagtaaagattactacacaatatttaatttcgatattcagtattctttgcagtaaagattactacacaatatttaatttcgatattcagtaaaaacaatggttacaactctagtataaaaaaaaaaaaagacagcgtaactgttttcgaaacgtttcgcaacaattataaattgcatgctattataaagtaagcgcaaaaagaatactcgcgatatattcttccATATTGTTTAtggtcccaaaaaaatttacgtagtTTGTAAAGTTGTAGTTTCTTTccgtttcgttccaagttacattttatggtcttgcacaaatgtcaaaacgggcctattaaatttttacgactatagcaacatgcatattacatgtttttaaatatagcgcACGCACAAAAACTTgaactgatatgcacgtcaattacaagtgcacatagcattgacaaagcgtcatgtaaacttaatttaacaaaaaaactcgactcaccgataagtgtttagtgagtttttttcctaaaattattatggtgtaatcataaattgtTACAAATTTAACTGTACACCACAGTGCTGCCGACAATAGATAGTCTAAGTAAAGATATAGTCTaaggaaataaattaacaatagtCACACCTAACTTCTCactacatcaatcaagatattccatattTGTGAGAATTCCCTCATTGGTATAGTTTTAGATTTGGtagaaggtaggtaggtacttaaataaatatatactttaatttgTTACAACCTACAAacaaaatcatttatattacaATGTTACCGCTATAACGAGTCAAATGTAagtcaattcctcataatggttgcctggaagattatgttaaattatggAAGCCTAGGTTACTTGAATTGAAATTACTTGCacctttgttcttttttatatatttctgttCTGTTTGTGTTAAAGTGTAATAGtgtttttgattgattgaacacacaatcttatttaaaagtatatattgaaggtttattaataacaagcttctgcctgcgacttcgtctgcgtggacttcagaaatGGCATGTCCTTTTCATATGTGACAATGCATACATAGGTGACAAtgaataccaaatttcaaatctGTCTGCCCGTTGCTTagattgtaaacaattttcaattttctctcaggaactacttaaggaatcgggataaaaggtagcctatgttcttttccatgtcaaacgCTACATGCATAGCAATTTTCATCCATATCCGTTTAGCCGTTttggcgtgattgagtaacaaacatccactcttccacatttacaatattagttggatatatatatatatatatatctaaagatatctatttatttacaaaatcttcagtagtttaaaattaatgtgataAGTATTATCCTTCCATGATAAACAAGACCGCTTTCCAGCCGTGGGACATTAATAAAGCTCATGATGGTGAAATGGTTCTCTTGATTCTGTTCTTGTTGTAGGCAAAACTCGTATAACCGCATACATGATGTGGGCAAAAGAAGCGCGCAATGACTTACTGCGGAAACATCCTGACATGGACTTTTCCGCTATATCCAAGAGGCTCGGCGAAATGTGGGCTAATGTAAGCTTAACACAACTTGTTACAAAGTtcctaattatatttatttatatcacgtGAACTGACCGATGATTATTGCGGCAGCTAGATAATTCGGACTATTTTACTCAGACAtccaaacaaatatacaaacattgaAATCTAAGTGCTTAAATTTAAGAAACAAGTAGTATAAGAGACTTGTTTTTACACAAACTTTGGTCGAGCAAAGTCGTAAAATTGTATGCTCTATTGATTGCCTGAAggtacaaataatataagtaaattgcTATAACTTTAATGACTGCAGTATGAATGAATAATTTCAAGGATGATACGggcgcatcagcgaaagctgttACGTCTATCATAATTAATCATCGCAGCGAGAAGGGTAGTTGTAagttagaccgtagtccaccacgctggcacagtgcagattggtggacttcacacgtctttgagaacattacggagaactctcaggcatgcagctttcctcactatgttttttttccttcgCCATTGAAGCGagtgtaatttgaattacttaaaacgcacataacttagaaaagttagaggtgctgggattcgaactcacacCCCCCGAAAGTCAAGCAGAAGTCCAAACCGCTGGGCGATCACCGCTGAAgctaaataatcataataacttatcattttactagctgttgcccgcgacttcgtctgcgtttgattttgttttttgatgtggcattaaatttagttgtagatctaaaataatttaaagtattcagtatcgctaagccttaaattaggggtttgctgctgtcctctgaggagttctgtcctctatctccaaacacgttttgggcaaaactaaacacattataacttctatagtacaaaaataattatttaaatcggttataatttgtcggagttatggtgtaaaatcgtcaaacactcatcccctctcccaaagaaaccgagcttaatgtcggggtaAAAAGGAATCccgtattacttctaacacttccaagaatatgtgtacaaagtttcatgaggatcggtaaagttgtttttgcgtgtaagcgtaacaaacaaacttacattgacatttataatattagtgaggataacagaaattttaattcttaGGTTAACTACAATGAGCGTTACTTGTGGAAGCGCAAGGCGAAACGTTTTGCCATTCAAAAGGAGCAGAGCAATCAACCTACGGTGAACAAGATTATATCTAACCCAAGTGAGTCGATTTCTTTAagtaactttttgaagttatacttcttttggcgcgatggagaaaaattacGAGGgagaatttttacgatgcgcgcgcacaccgacacctgaattctacatcgtaaagttagttagtTCTGGGTGGCacgaaaatcgataactatgttcaagttgtatattctactatttttatatttggaacacgtgtttcgtaacagtacatgcagtgtgaataaataaatattattacgttagtaaaaccttttttattcaaatgaaacctttttgattgattttaatatttatcgtaaatcactactgcattttagttatttttttttacatacgccaaagaagtataacttctaattttgcttatacatcatcatcattatcatatcaacccattaatctactacagagcacaggtctccaaAAATGAGAAACGCTTAGGCctaggtccaccacgctagcccagtgcggattggtgggtcgacacaccgttgagaacattatggagaacacacatgcaggtttcctcacgatgttttccttcaccgttgaatagagtgatattttaattgaagccgaaatcctaaccactgcgctatcaccgcttcttttgtTGCTATTTGTCTTTTTGCcgcttttttcttattttcggTGACAAAACAACATAAAGATTTCAATATTAAGGAAAAGAACGTCTAGATTCTGTATGTCATTGTGGCTAGTTAAATTGTACTCTAAATAAGTTATGGTATTTAAAATCACATATTTCTGTTAACTGTGTGGACTTAGACTTTTGTGTTAAATGATCTTGAAATAACTGAAATCATTAATAACCTATATAGTTCACAGTTCTTCACAGTTAACCTACATAGTTTGACGAACTCCCTGACGGAACGGTgagagctgtgaatttaagcaattcgaaaattaaattataatattaattattatgtaattataatattaattattatataattataatattaattcgatttaaaaaaataaatttagttgatACTGGCTTTTGTGCAGGCTATGCTATTTGACTCCCCGGTTCTTGCACTATctttatattttgacggccgtttggcgcagttgacagcgaccctgctttctgaatccaaggccgtgggttcgattccctcaactggaaaatgtgtacacaactaggtataatttttattgccacaccaacccgttccttgtAAGAACTACTTTCGTCAAAGGTtttctgggagagatcgctttagcgataagaccgcctttgcacacctaaactagttttttttattttttaatgtgtttctccctatttttttttgtgtgtgcaataaagaatttaatattaataatagtaataatgttTCTGTTATAAACATGAgttttttttcagtgtatggatgtttacctgtatattataagtatttatgtatataattcataaaaatattcatcagtcatcttagtaacccaTAACCCAAGTtgcgcttacttt
This is a stretch of genomic DNA from Pararge aegeria chromosome 12, ilParAegt1.1, whole genome shotgun sequence. It encodes these proteins:
- the LOC120628137 gene encoding HMG box-containing protein 4, which codes for MQEDLEVTGVSRSGRVRKKSSKLMDFESPDDIETRFRRQTPVKTYSNSNVKNEEPVEYHEPPKAAEDAAGTASSESDFYENNADQGESMESDSSASDEGSARTPANSLYMMEKSKKKLVIKDGRVIGRAKAQRKDKGKTRITAYMMWAKEARNDLLRKHPDMDFSAISKRLGEMWANVNYNERYLWKRKAKRFAIQKEQSNQPTVNKIISNPSIRPMHPGPGRPPANRAPPKPAPVALAQPQQALVPASVANPAANTGAGMYRVNGCGAVEVAAHLRLLGESLAIIGERLKEHEGQIAVSGSVSVLLDTLLCSLVPLISVARAIPAIAPPQRLLQDTLHNIAYIMPGL
- the LOC120628312 gene encoding mitochondrial potassium channel-like, coding for MADRLRQIAQKFKDKLNFPQIKVSGREKVDQLITKYVPATRVTEIAEKFKHENITSRVKEMVSRYEKFTGIEEIMAIQNTVIDAQERFMTAQDRRREMGKELATIEARLKELHAEMQNTMKGDEKYLHLCTEEHKLIIQERALRTLFSDAEREERELFATMSAAVKLGHERERAHAERNKYWYIVASIFGTLLGIGGSTINNHLKMAEFRELMEQQMARSASVLYTIAGGGTASRADIADAMKTEFAYQEQLANNLSIMQNNINALINKQSSLIDHLNHREHVIENQIRDLKRLIAVSSQNSAKSDAQLAKALSEVYHELEEADSERDKIQIVQPSGALDANQILTGLGILMCAAVIFGNIFGRIS